The bacterium genome includes a window with the following:
- a CDS encoding DUF5667 domain-containing protein, with the protein MKSLKIFGLSLAMIFIFGLTALAQETAPETAAAVNLDENIQASDLGISEPVILPDSSFYFLKNWQRGIQSFFTFSSIAKTELKEKFANEKLLELKKTIEQNKNQEAIKKATENYQKEAEQLKTAANAINQKAKENPQVETFLNKFIGQQALHQKLLQKLETQVPSEALAKIKEAKDAQLERFNNVMQKLEDRPEKITEKLDSALDKQAGSQFKEFKNLEVLKNLGEKLPEQARGAIQKAEENSLKRLQRDLEKMSPEDQEKFKGYIGTISGVKKTQLEILENLKARIKAGTATVETPRLQEKLEAGKADILKKINEEGRRIGCAAWGVASDFCKNGRVVFGPDIKGCPSQPICIVTGDVVVPPNRIITPDTGVTPPNTPPVLNVGPACIEIWNPVCGKNGKTYSNECFAKAAGMEIIRKGTCETPPITGIPKIPPDISIPEIPPTVSITPKPAVCIQVITPAISPEGICKVFPTPCDVPANWRKVDKCPISGTGTDSKDLY; encoded by the coding sequence ATGAAAAGTTTAAAAATCTTCGGTTTAAGCTTAGCGATGATTTTTATTTTTGGATTGACGGCCTTAGCCCAGGAAACAGCGCCAGAAACGGCAGCCGCCGTGAATCTCGATGAAAATATACAAGCAAGCGATCTGGGGATCAGCGAACCAGTAATTCTGCCGGATAGCTCATTTTATTTTCTAAAAAACTGGCAAAGAGGAATCCAGAGTTTTTTCACTTTTAGCTCTATCGCCAAAACTGAGCTAAAAGAGAAATTTGCCAATGAAAAATTACTGGAACTGAAAAAAACGATCGAACAAAATAAAAACCAAGAAGCGATTAAAAAGGCAACGGAAAATTACCAAAAAGAAGCCGAACAGCTGAAAACAGCAGCCAACGCAATAAATCAAAAAGCCAAAGAAAATCCTCAAGTGGAAACTTTCCTTAATAAATTCATCGGCCAGCAAGCCCTGCACCAAAAACTTCTTCAAAAATTGGAAACCCAGGTTCCATCGGAAGCGCTCGCAAAAATAAAAGAAGCAAAAGACGCGCAGCTGGAAAGATTTAATAACGTAATGCAAAAATTGGAAGACAGGCCGGAAAAAATAACCGAAAAGCTTGATAGCGCCCTGGATAAACAGGCAGGCAGCCAGTTTAAAGAATTCAAAAATTTGGAAGTTTTAAAAAATTTGGGAGAAAAATTACCGGAACAGGCAAGAGGAGCAATCCAAAAAGCCGAAGAAAATTCTCTGAAAAGACTGCAGAGGGATCTGGAAAAAATGAGCCCGGAAGATCAGGAAAAATTTAAAGGCTATATCGGAACAATTTCCGGCGTCAAAAAAACACAACTGGAAATATTGGAAAATTTGAAAGCGAGAATAAAAGCGGGAACCGCGACAGTTGAGACTCCCCGGCTGCAAGAAAAACTGGAGGCGGGAAAAGCGGATATTTTAAAAAAAATAAACGAGGAAGGGCGGCGAATCGGCTGTGCGGCTTGGGGCGTTGCCTCTGATTTTTGCAAAAACGGAAGAGTGGTTTTTGGCCCGGACATAAAAGGCTGTCCTTCGCAACCCATATGTATAGTCACGGGCGATGTGGTGGTTCCACCCAATAGAATCATTACTCCCGATACAGGCGTTACTCCCCCAAATACCCCTCCTGTTTTGAATGTTGGCCCCGCTTGTATTGAGATATGGAATCCGGTTTGCGGTAAAAACGGTAAAACTTATTCTAATGAGTGTTTTGCCAAAGCGGCCGGAATGGAAATAATTCGGAAAGGAACTTGTGAAACTCCGCCTATTACAGGCATACCAAAAATCCCACCGGACATAAGTATACCGGAAATTCCACCTACTGTAAGCATTACTCCTAAACCAGCAGTCTGTATTCAAGTGATCACACCGGCAATCAGTCCGGAAGGAATCTGTAAAGTATTTCCCACACCCTGCGATGTGCCAGCTAATTGGAGAAAAGTAGACAAATGTCCAATATCCGGAACTGGCACTGACTCCAAAGATCTATACTAA